In Anopheles ziemanni chromosome X, idAnoZiCoDA_A2_x.2, whole genome shotgun sequence, the genomic window AGCTACTTCTTCTTAGTCTGCGAGGATTTATACCCGTACGACTGTTGAATCTAGCATCCTGAGCCTTCGCCAGCTAATCTGGTGATGTAGACCTCTAAGCGTTAAGGACCGGCAactaaggccatatgtcctggtGGCCAAGCTTTGCAGCACTGGAAAACAACctggtgtgctgtcaacgctaTCAGTGGATACCCGCCTCATCCTACTGTAAACaaacaatgtaaacaaactttaCACCACGCTTTGCTGTAAGTACGGAGGAACTGGCAAACGCGCCGATCGTAAAGCGTTGTGACACCACGAATTATGCGGATGTCCAAATATTAacaacccacacaacacgtatgcatgtaaatcgaatatcaacttgaaataatcgtacttctatgcaatatgattgaatcgtagatgatgcaaaaataatacctatacgtacaaaagtggaggcgctaaccgtacattgttcaaaatgtatatgtttagtcgtatattttctaagtcggcatcatatacgatttacgatatacatcagccaGACATTGCTCGtttatctatacgtatgcataaagaaaatcgtattacattcttaatcggcatcatatggaacaaagaatatacattgctcgtacattgtctatgcttactgcgattccgattcgaaaaatactaatatgtgattcaatttattcaacttaatacgacttcgtgttgtgtgggaagtaatctacacttttttttcttgtgatcCTCGGCTACCATATCCGCCGTTTCTATATTCGACTTGCAAAAAATCGCTGGGATTTCTATAttttacaaacaacaaacatatatattttacaaacaaGCCCCAATCTGGTAATCGGTTGAGCCTAACCTTGTACTTAAAGACCTTGGTTGACGTTACACCCACCTCGTAATGACATCTGTTGTAAACAGCATTACAAGAAGCTGTTGTGCAAGTAGTTCGTGTAGATCAGCATGTCTGAAACCGCAGTTACACGTTTAACTGAAGAGAGAAAAGCTTGGCGCCGGGACCATCCCTTTGGCTTTGTGGCCAGGCCGGTGAAAAATAGAGACGGTTCCCAGGACCTGATGGTATGGGAATGTGTTATCCCCGGAAAGACGCGAACGCCATGGCAAGGTGGTTCTTATAAACTGAGGATGTATTTCAACGATGACTACCCTCTCAGCCCCCCGCTATGCATGTTTGAACCTCCCCTGTTCCATCCGAACGTGTTCCCGTCCGGAAAAGTGGCTTTATCAACGTTggacaaagaaaaggattggCATCCGGCGATGACCATTAAACAGCTTCTACTGGGAATACAGCGTTTGCTGACCGAACCAAACTTCAAAGATCCTGCACACCCGGAAGCCTACACCGTCTACCGCCGAGGCCGTCTGATGTATAAAGAGCGCATACGAGAACAAGCACGCGCCATGGCAGACAGATTTTAAGCTGCACTTTCGGCGACCACTTCCATCGAAGCTGATGACCGGGAGGATGAGCTGCCTTGTATGTATGAATCAGTCAAATTTCACGCGAGAAATGTGAATTAAGTATAGCGCATGTTTATTCATctatttattcaattaaaatctGTAGTTTTACATCCACtagtttaagtttgttgaatCTTAACTATAGACGAGGCATTTTTCGTTTACCATGAACCATACCTACTCGAAATAAGGAAGGTAAGCAATAGCAgaatgtttttgtgttttttgttgacaACAACGCTTCAAGTTCGAAGTTTGATTATCGATAGGAACATCATTTGCGCACAAGAAACGATGTTATAGTGGGGATACTATATGTTATTGAGATGTTTCCCAGTTGGAAGTTAAGACTGAACTTCCTTGCATGCTGGCGTTTACCTCTTGGTATACAGATGCACAGCTTGCGTTGATTTATAATACTTAACTTATTGCGATATTGTTAGGTACACTACAATGTGTTTTGCAAAGTTGGAAGATTACTCTCCTAACCGAGTGCAAAGTTCTGCGGTGAGGTTACACAATTTCCCTTGCTATTTGTCATATTCCCTTACATGATTGTAAAGTTCCCCGGTGCGTCTGTGTCGATGAAAATTTTCCCTCTAACACTTGAATTATTCCATTATACAGATCGAAACCCTATAAAGCTCCAGGTATTGGAAGCAGCGATGCCGGAGGTGGTTGGACATTCGCCAAAATAGCCGCTGCAGGTGACACTTTGCACTTGACTCGCGGGCATCTCTCGGGCCCGGGGTTTTCGACGAAAAGTTTGGTGTGCAAGCG contains:
- the LOC131291100 gene encoding SUMO-conjugating enzyme UBC9-like — translated: MSETAVTRLTEERKAWRRDHPFGFVARPVKNRDGSQDLMVWECVIPGKTRTPWQGGSYKLRMYFNDDYPLSPPLCMFEPPLFHPNVFPSGKVALSTLDKEKDWHPAMTIKQLLLGIQRLLTEPNFKDPAHPEAYTVYRRGRLMYKERIREQARAMADRF